One genomic segment of Ctenopharyngodon idella isolate HZGC_01 chromosome 7, HZGC01, whole genome shotgun sequence includes these proteins:
- the LOC127516194 gene encoding cytochrome b-c1 complex subunit Rieske, mitochondrial, with protein sequence MMSLAARSGTFSPYLQATNYVVAGPLKPLIPGVVMKADKLLTDTKKPFLCRESLSGQSAKSGLAVSTSLNARSSVRFAHTDIKIPDFSDYRRPEVLDSKKSSQESGDTRRAFSYLITGSTAVIGVYTAKTIVTQFVSSMSASADVLALSKIEIKLSDIPEGKNMTFKWRGKPLFVRHRTEKEISTEASVNLSELRDPQHDKDRVQNPTWVIVIGVCTHLGCVPIANAGDYGGYYCPCHGSHYDASGRIRKGPAPLNLEVPYYEFPDDDTVIVG encoded by the exons ATGATGTCCCTTGCTGCTCGTTCGGGGACTTTTTCCCCTTACTTACAAGCTACAAATTATGTCGTGGCAGGTCCATTAAAACCTCTCATACCCGGCGTCGTCATGAAGGCCGATAAACTTTTGACGGACACCAAGAAACCTTTCCTGTGCCGCGAGTCCTTGTCTGGTCAGAGCGCTAAGAGCGGCCTCGCCGTGTCCACCAGCCTCAACG cacGCTCTTCAGTGCGTTTCGcccacacagacatcaagatcCCTGATTTCTCTGACTATCGCCGGCCTGAGGTTTTGGACTCCAAGAAGTCCTCACAAGAGAGCGGCGATACTCGGCGGGCCTTCTCCTATCTGATCACGGGTTCCACCGCTGTGATTGGAGTCTATACAGCCAAGACAATTGTCACACAGTTTGTCTCGTCCATGAGCGCCTCAGCTGACGTGTTGGCTCTGTCCAAGATTGAAATAAAGCTATCAGACATCCCTGAGGGTAAGAACATGACCTTCAAATGGAGAGGGAAGCCCTTGTTTGTGCGCCacagaacagaaaaagagaTTTCTACTGAGGCCAGTGTCAATCTCTCTGAGCTCCGGGACCCCCAGCACGACAAAGACCGTGTTCAGAACCCGACCTGGGTTATTGTCATCGGTGTGTGCACCCATCTGGGCTGCGTGCCCATTGCTAATGCTGGTGACTATGGTGGCTATTACTGCCCGTGCCATGGCTCTCATTACGACGCATCTGGTCGCATTAGGAAAGGCCCTGCTCCACTCAATCTGGAGGTGCCCTACTACGAGTTCCCAGACGATGATACAGTGATTGTAGGATAA